The genome window GAGATCTAGTTCGCTTAATAGCTCTACCCTGTCATTAACTATTCCATCTGCGTAGCCTACTTCCATCGCCTGTTTAGGACCTAACGTCAGGAACTCACCTTTCGGAGCATCATATTGTGGAAGATCTATATTTTTATCTGCCATCGCTGCTGCATAAAGTGGATCTCTTCCTTTTGACTCTGCAGCACTTCGCATCGCCGCTAACCAGGCAGACTGGGCTTTTTTATCTGCTGCATTACCATCACTTGTAATTACACCACTAGCTCCCATTGTTGCATTTGGCTTAAAGTATATATAATCCATATGTAGAGCGATGTATGAACCTGCAGAAAGTGCTTCATGTACAATGAAGGATGTTGTTGGAATATCAATGCTTTGCAGCAATTCACCAATTTGACCTGCAGAATCGACTCTTCCTCCTGGAGTATCAATCTCAAATATGATATGATCTGCGCCAGATTCTAATGCTTCGCCGACTGTTCTTGTTAGAAAACCTTCTAATCCCCTCTCAACTTCTCTTTCTATCGGGATTACATATACTGTCTTTCCACTTCCCTTTTCCGCCGCCTGAAATATATTTGGATTGGCTTGAAATGCCATGAAAATAATCGCAATTAAAAGAATACCCATTGTAATTCTTTTACCTGGCATTATGTATCACCCCCTTTTCACTTCTGTATAAATAGTACTACGATAAAGATATGTATTAGGTTTCATTTTTATCTTTTTAGATAATGAGACATGAAAGATTATCTAACAGCAATCTACTTAGATAGTATCATAATCGCTCGGCCAGCGAAATAGATAATAGGTTATTTAGTTCGTCTATTATTAAAACAGAAATCAACTTTTAAAAGTTATTTCGTAATGTGCACTGTAAACGAATCAATATCAGTAATTACTAAGTGACCATCCAAAAAAATGAAAAGGTCCTTATCGCTAAACAATAAGGACCTTTTCATGACGTTAATTTAATTGTTGTAATACAAGTTCATTTATTTGAGAGCCATCTGCCTTACCTTTTACTTTTGGCATCACTGCGCTCATCACTTTACCCATATCCTTCTTGGATGTAGCATTAACTTCCTGAATCGCTTGCTGAACAATTACTAACAATTCTTCCTTAGTAAGTTGTTCTGGCATATATGCTTGCACAATAGTTAATTCTGTTTCAACTTTGTTAACAAGATCTTCGCGTCCAGCAGATTTAAATTCATGGAGGGAATCTTTTCGTTGTTTAACCTCACGTGATAAAATTGTTAATTCTTCATCTTCTGAAAGTGTCGCTTTACCTAGATTAATTAATTCATTTTGTATAGAAGCCTTGACCATACGAATAACGCTGAGGGTCTCTTTATCTTTACTTTTCATTGCTAGCTTCATATCTTGATTTAATTGATCAAGTAGTGACATTAAATTGCACCCTCTTTAGAATTTACGTTTTCTAGCTGCTTCAGACTTCTTCTTACGTCTAACGCTAGGTTTTTCATAGTGTTCACGCTTACGATATTCCTGTAGTGTACCGCTTTTTGACACACTACGTTTAAAGCGACGAAGAGCATCCTCAA of Oceanobacillus zhaokaii contains these proteins:
- a CDS encoding GatB/YqeY domain-containing protein, producing the protein MSLLDQLNQDMKLAMKSKDKETLSVIRMVKASIQNELINLGKATLSEDEELTILSREVKQRKDSLHEFKSAGREDLVNKVETELTIVQAYMPEQLTKEELLVIVQQAIQEVNATSKKDMGKVMSAVMPKVKGKADGSQINELVLQQLN
- the rpsU gene encoding 30S ribosomal protein S21 — translated: MSNTTRVRKNESLEDALRRFKRSVSKSGTLQEYRKREHYEKPSVRRKKKSEAARKRKF